One genomic window of Sebastes umbrosus isolate fSebUmb1 chromosome 15, fSebUmb1.pri, whole genome shotgun sequence includes the following:
- the atat1 gene encoding alpha-tubulin N-acetyltransferase 1 isoform X5 has protein sequence MMEFPFDLNQLFSERVSILDQTLVAGRNSTGRPHLQAHIATVIDELGTASAKAQQLPASITSASKLQSQKHQLYLLTDGERNRGRGAALGFLKVGYKKLFLLDQQGVHVEAEPLCVLDFYIAENLQRHGYGLELFDFMLQHKNLEPVLMAYDRPSPKFLSFLSKHYCLTPSVPQANNFVVFEGFFLNRSGSPSSPLTDQGCSAFSAMLRKVPLKKPDGEIKPYSLMEREVVRREQRARPWPFAPPHSPQRSVSSQCSHSLSVGSSPSRAPPRAAPASAPGGSRDQSPQSPLVERCRARRTSSLNRS, from the exons atgatggaGTTTCCTTTTGATCTGAACCAGTTGTTCTCTGAGAGAGTCTCCATCCTGGACCAGACTCTGGTAGCAGGTCGCAACTCAACAGGAAG GCCACATCTTCAGGCCCACATAGCCACAGTTATTGATGAACTTGGGACAGCCTCAGCAAAG GCCCAACAGCTCCCAGCGTCTATAACCAGCGCTTCTAAGCTGCAGTCCCAGAAGCATCAGCTCTACCTGCTGACTGACGGAGAGCGCAACAG AGGACGAGGTGCGGCTCTGGGATTTCTCAAGGTCGGCTACAAGAAGTTATTTCTGCTG GACCAACAAGGTGTGCACGTAGAGGCAGAGCCACTGTGCGTTTTGGATTTCTACATCGCAGAGAACCTGCAGCGACATGGCTACGGGCTGGAGCTGTTTGATTTCATGCTGCAG CACAAGAATTTAGAGCCCGTTCTGATGGCTTACGACAGGCCCTCGCCCAAATTCCTGTCTTTCCTGTCAAAGCATTACTGCCTGACACCGAGTGTTCCTCAG GCCAATAACTTTGTGGTGTTTGAGGGCTTCTTCCTCAACAGATCAG GCtcgccctcctctcctctgacgGATCAGGGATGTTCGGCTTTTT CGGCCATGCTGAGAAAGGTTCCCCTAAAAAAGCCGGACGGAGAGATCAAACCCTACTCTCTAATGGAGAGAGAAG TGGTGCGTCGGGAGCAGCGGGCTCGTCCCTGGCCGTTTGCTCCTCCTCACTCCCCCCAGCGGTCGGTATCCTCCCAGTGCTCCCACTCCCTCAGCGTGGGATCCTCCCCCAGCAGGGCACCCCCGCGAGCCGCCCCAGCTTCTGCCCCTGGGGGCAGCAGGGACCAGAGCCCACAGTCCCCTCTCGTGGAGCGCTGCAGGGCAAGACGCACCAG TTCCCTTAATAGATCTTAG
- the atat1 gene encoding alpha-tubulin N-acetyltransferase 1 isoform X1 has translation MMEFPFDLNQLFSERVSILDQTLVAGRNSTGRPHLQAHIATVIDELGTASAKAQQLPASITSASKLQSQKHQLYLLTDGERNRGRGAALGFLKVGYKKLFLLDQQGVHVEAEPLCVLDFYIAENLQRHGYGLELFDFMLQHKNLEPVLMAYDRPSPKFLSFLSKHYCLTPSVPQANNFVVFEGFFLNRSGSPSSPLTDQGCSAFSAMLRKVPLKKPDGEIKPYSLMEREVVRREQRARPWPFAPPHSPQRSVSSQCSHSLSVGSSPSRAPPRAAPASAPGGSRDQSPQSPLVERCRARRTSQQGLIARRSLYSRHMDGRAVGLLDRALPAPCASSGLRPVGDQSLGNTDTHRLASIHTAPSRSQPLSLPPLFASKKDGICSQTSVDGAETRLDSDAEACGVKEEIRVLDSPQRPQHRGRSVNQRHVLEKERDRCNPNGSWTVGENCYTAWWVKQKQEHRSTRPW, from the exons atgatggaGTTTCCTTTTGATCTGAACCAGTTGTTCTCTGAGAGAGTCTCCATCCTGGACCAGACTCTGGTAGCAGGTCGCAACTCAACAGGAAG GCCACATCTTCAGGCCCACATAGCCACAGTTATTGATGAACTTGGGACAGCCTCAGCAAAG GCCCAACAGCTCCCAGCGTCTATAACCAGCGCTTCTAAGCTGCAGTCCCAGAAGCATCAGCTCTACCTGCTGACTGACGGAGAGCGCAACAG AGGACGAGGTGCGGCTCTGGGATTTCTCAAGGTCGGCTACAAGAAGTTATTTCTGCTG GACCAACAAGGTGTGCACGTAGAGGCAGAGCCACTGTGCGTTTTGGATTTCTACATCGCAGAGAACCTGCAGCGACATGGCTACGGGCTGGAGCTGTTTGATTTCATGCTGCAG CACAAGAATTTAGAGCCCGTTCTGATGGCTTACGACAGGCCCTCGCCCAAATTCCTGTCTTTCCTGTCAAAGCATTACTGCCTGACACCGAGTGTTCCTCAG GCCAATAACTTTGTGGTGTTTGAGGGCTTCTTCCTCAACAGATCAG GCtcgccctcctctcctctgacgGATCAGGGATGTTCGGCTTTTT CGGCCATGCTGAGAAAGGTTCCCCTAAAAAAGCCGGACGGAGAGATCAAACCCTACTCTCTAATGGAGAGAGAAG TGGTGCGTCGGGAGCAGCGGGCTCGTCCCTGGCCGTTTGCTCCTCCTCACTCCCCCCAGCGGTCGGTATCCTCCCAGTGCTCCCACTCCCTCAGCGTGGGATCCTCCCCCAGCAGGGCACCCCCGCGAGCCGCCCCAGCTTCTGCCCCTGGGGGCAGCAGGGACCAGAGCCCACAGTCCCCTCTCGTGGAGCGCTGCAGGGCAAGACGCACCAG CCAACAGGGTCTAATAGCCAGACGCAGCCTGTACAGTCGGCATATGGACGGCAGAGCTGTTGGACTGCTGGACAGAGCCTTGCCAg CACCTTGTGCCTCCTCAGGTCTGAGACCAGTGGGGGATCAGTCACTgggaaacacagacacacacaggttgGCCAGTATTCACACAGCACCAAGCAG GTCCCAGCCGCTCTCACTTCCACCTCTGTTTGCATCCAAGAAGGACGGCATCTGCAGCCAGACCTCCGTAGACGGCGCAGAGACACGGCTGGACTCAGATGCCGAAGCCTGCGGTGTTAAAGAGGAGATCAGGGTGTTGGACAGTCCACAGCGTCCACAGCATCGAGGCAGGTCGGTCAACCAGAGACACGTgttggagaaggagagagaccgATGCAACCCGAACGGCTCGTGGACTGTAGGAGAGAACTGCTACACCGCCTGGTGGGTGAAGCAGAAGCAGGAACACAGGAGCACCCGGCCCTGGTGA
- the atat1 gene encoding alpha-tubulin N-acetyltransferase 1 isoform X2 gives MMEFPFDLNQLFSERVSILDQTLVAGRNSTGRPHLQAHIATVIDELGTASAKAQQLPASITSASKLQSQKHQLYLLTDGERNRGRGAALGFLKVGYKKLFLLDQQGVHVEAEPLCVLDFYIAENLQRHGYGLELFDFMLQHKNLEPVLMAYDRPSPKFLSFLSKHYCLTPSVPQANNFVVFEGFFLNRSGSPSSPLTDQGCSAFSAMLRKVPLKKPDGEIKPYSLMEREVVRREQRARPWPFAPPHSPQRSVSSQCSHSLSVGSSPSRAPPRAAPASAPGGSRDQSPQSPLVERCRARRTSQQGLIARRSLYSRHMDGRAVGLLDRALPGLRPVGDQSLGNTDTHRLASIHTAPSRSQPLSLPPLFASKKDGICSQTSVDGAETRLDSDAEACGVKEEIRVLDSPQRPQHRGRSVNQRHVLEKERDRCNPNGSWTVGENCYTAWWVKQKQEHRSTRPW, from the exons atgatggaGTTTCCTTTTGATCTGAACCAGTTGTTCTCTGAGAGAGTCTCCATCCTGGACCAGACTCTGGTAGCAGGTCGCAACTCAACAGGAAG GCCACATCTTCAGGCCCACATAGCCACAGTTATTGATGAACTTGGGACAGCCTCAGCAAAG GCCCAACAGCTCCCAGCGTCTATAACCAGCGCTTCTAAGCTGCAGTCCCAGAAGCATCAGCTCTACCTGCTGACTGACGGAGAGCGCAACAG AGGACGAGGTGCGGCTCTGGGATTTCTCAAGGTCGGCTACAAGAAGTTATTTCTGCTG GACCAACAAGGTGTGCACGTAGAGGCAGAGCCACTGTGCGTTTTGGATTTCTACATCGCAGAGAACCTGCAGCGACATGGCTACGGGCTGGAGCTGTTTGATTTCATGCTGCAG CACAAGAATTTAGAGCCCGTTCTGATGGCTTACGACAGGCCCTCGCCCAAATTCCTGTCTTTCCTGTCAAAGCATTACTGCCTGACACCGAGTGTTCCTCAG GCCAATAACTTTGTGGTGTTTGAGGGCTTCTTCCTCAACAGATCAG GCtcgccctcctctcctctgacgGATCAGGGATGTTCGGCTTTTT CGGCCATGCTGAGAAAGGTTCCCCTAAAAAAGCCGGACGGAGAGATCAAACCCTACTCTCTAATGGAGAGAGAAG TGGTGCGTCGGGAGCAGCGGGCTCGTCCCTGGCCGTTTGCTCCTCCTCACTCCCCCCAGCGGTCGGTATCCTCCCAGTGCTCCCACTCCCTCAGCGTGGGATCCTCCCCCAGCAGGGCACCCCCGCGAGCCGCCCCAGCTTCTGCCCCTGGGGGCAGCAGGGACCAGAGCCCACAGTCCCCTCTCGTGGAGCGCTGCAGGGCAAGACGCACCAG CCAACAGGGTCTAATAGCCAGACGCAGCCTGTACAGTCGGCATATGGACGGCAGAGCTGTTGGACTGCTGGACAGAGCCTTGCCAg GTCTGAGACCAGTGGGGGATCAGTCACTgggaaacacagacacacacaggttgGCCAGTATTCACACAGCACCAAGCAG GTCCCAGCCGCTCTCACTTCCACCTCTGTTTGCATCCAAGAAGGACGGCATCTGCAGCCAGACCTCCGTAGACGGCGCAGAGACACGGCTGGACTCAGATGCCGAAGCCTGCGGTGTTAAAGAGGAGATCAGGGTGTTGGACAGTCCACAGCGTCCACAGCATCGAGGCAGGTCGGTCAACCAGAGACACGTgttggagaaggagagagaccgATGCAACCCGAACGGCTCGTGGACTGTAGGAGAGAACTGCTACACCGCCTGGTGGGTGAAGCAGAAGCAGGAACACAGGAGCACCCGGCCCTGGTGA
- the atat1 gene encoding alpha-tubulin N-acetyltransferase 1 isoform X6 yields the protein MMEFPFDLNQLFSERVSILDQTLVAGRNSTGRPHLQAHIATVIDELGTASAKAQQLPASITSASKLQSQKHQLYLLTDGERNRGRGAALGFLKVGYKKLFLLDQQGVHVEAEPLCVLDFYIAENLQRHGYGLELFDFMLQHKNLEPVLMAYDRPSPKFLSFLSKHYCLTPSVPQANNFVVFEGFFLNRSAAMLRKVPLKKPDGEIKPYSLMEREVVRREQRARPWPFAPPHSPQRSVSSQCSHSLSVGSSPSRAPPRAAPASAPGGSRDQSPQSPLVERCRARRTSSLNRS from the exons atgatggaGTTTCCTTTTGATCTGAACCAGTTGTTCTCTGAGAGAGTCTCCATCCTGGACCAGACTCTGGTAGCAGGTCGCAACTCAACAGGAAG GCCACATCTTCAGGCCCACATAGCCACAGTTATTGATGAACTTGGGACAGCCTCAGCAAAG GCCCAACAGCTCCCAGCGTCTATAACCAGCGCTTCTAAGCTGCAGTCCCAGAAGCATCAGCTCTACCTGCTGACTGACGGAGAGCGCAACAG AGGACGAGGTGCGGCTCTGGGATTTCTCAAGGTCGGCTACAAGAAGTTATTTCTGCTG GACCAACAAGGTGTGCACGTAGAGGCAGAGCCACTGTGCGTTTTGGATTTCTACATCGCAGAGAACCTGCAGCGACATGGCTACGGGCTGGAGCTGTTTGATTTCATGCTGCAG CACAAGAATTTAGAGCCCGTTCTGATGGCTTACGACAGGCCCTCGCCCAAATTCCTGTCTTTCCTGTCAAAGCATTACTGCCTGACACCGAGTGTTCCTCAG GCCAATAACTTTGTGGTGTTTGAGGGCTTCTTCCTCAACAGATCAG CGGCCATGCTGAGAAAGGTTCCCCTAAAAAAGCCGGACGGAGAGATCAAACCCTACTCTCTAATGGAGAGAGAAG TGGTGCGTCGGGAGCAGCGGGCTCGTCCCTGGCCGTTTGCTCCTCCTCACTCCCCCCAGCGGTCGGTATCCTCCCAGTGCTCCCACTCCCTCAGCGTGGGATCCTCCCCCAGCAGGGCACCCCCGCGAGCCGCCCCAGCTTCTGCCCCTGGGGGCAGCAGGGACCAGAGCCCACAGTCCCCTCTCGTGGAGCGCTGCAGGGCAAGACGCACCAG TTCCCTTAATAGATCTTAG
- the atat1 gene encoding alpha-tubulin N-acetyltransferase 1 isoform X3 → MMEFPFDLNQLFSERVSILDQTLVAGRNSTGRPHLQAHIATVIDELGTASAKAQQLPASITSASKLQSQKHQLYLLTDGERNRGRGAALGFLKVGYKKLFLLDQQGVHVEAEPLCVLDFYIAENLQRHGYGLELFDFMLQHKNLEPVLMAYDRPSPKFLSFLSKHYCLTPSVPQANNFVVFEGFFLNRSAAMLRKVPLKKPDGEIKPYSLMEREVVRREQRARPWPFAPPHSPQRSVSSQCSHSLSVGSSPSRAPPRAAPASAPGGSRDQSPQSPLVERCRARRTSQQGLIARRSLYSRHMDGRAVGLLDRALPAPCASSGLRPVGDQSLGNTDTHRLASIHTAPSRSQPLSLPPLFASKKDGICSQTSVDGAETRLDSDAEACGVKEEIRVLDSPQRPQHRGRSVNQRHVLEKERDRCNPNGSWTVGENCYTAWWVKQKQEHRSTRPW, encoded by the exons atgatggaGTTTCCTTTTGATCTGAACCAGTTGTTCTCTGAGAGAGTCTCCATCCTGGACCAGACTCTGGTAGCAGGTCGCAACTCAACAGGAAG GCCACATCTTCAGGCCCACATAGCCACAGTTATTGATGAACTTGGGACAGCCTCAGCAAAG GCCCAACAGCTCCCAGCGTCTATAACCAGCGCTTCTAAGCTGCAGTCCCAGAAGCATCAGCTCTACCTGCTGACTGACGGAGAGCGCAACAG AGGACGAGGTGCGGCTCTGGGATTTCTCAAGGTCGGCTACAAGAAGTTATTTCTGCTG GACCAACAAGGTGTGCACGTAGAGGCAGAGCCACTGTGCGTTTTGGATTTCTACATCGCAGAGAACCTGCAGCGACATGGCTACGGGCTGGAGCTGTTTGATTTCATGCTGCAG CACAAGAATTTAGAGCCCGTTCTGATGGCTTACGACAGGCCCTCGCCCAAATTCCTGTCTTTCCTGTCAAAGCATTACTGCCTGACACCGAGTGTTCCTCAG GCCAATAACTTTGTGGTGTTTGAGGGCTTCTTCCTCAACAGATCAG CGGCCATGCTGAGAAAGGTTCCCCTAAAAAAGCCGGACGGAGAGATCAAACCCTACTCTCTAATGGAGAGAGAAG TGGTGCGTCGGGAGCAGCGGGCTCGTCCCTGGCCGTTTGCTCCTCCTCACTCCCCCCAGCGGTCGGTATCCTCCCAGTGCTCCCACTCCCTCAGCGTGGGATCCTCCCCCAGCAGGGCACCCCCGCGAGCCGCCCCAGCTTCTGCCCCTGGGGGCAGCAGGGACCAGAGCCCACAGTCCCCTCTCGTGGAGCGCTGCAGGGCAAGACGCACCAG CCAACAGGGTCTAATAGCCAGACGCAGCCTGTACAGTCGGCATATGGACGGCAGAGCTGTTGGACTGCTGGACAGAGCCTTGCCAg CACCTTGTGCCTCCTCAGGTCTGAGACCAGTGGGGGATCAGTCACTgggaaacacagacacacacaggttgGCCAGTATTCACACAGCACCAAGCAG GTCCCAGCCGCTCTCACTTCCACCTCTGTTTGCATCCAAGAAGGACGGCATCTGCAGCCAGACCTCCGTAGACGGCGCAGAGACACGGCTGGACTCAGATGCCGAAGCCTGCGGTGTTAAAGAGGAGATCAGGGTGTTGGACAGTCCACAGCGTCCACAGCATCGAGGCAGGTCGGTCAACCAGAGACACGTgttggagaaggagagagaccgATGCAACCCGAACGGCTCGTGGACTGTAGGAGAGAACTGCTACACCGCCTGGTGGGTGAAGCAGAAGCAGGAACACAGGAGCACCCGGCCCTGGTGA
- the atat1 gene encoding alpha-tubulin N-acetyltransferase 1 isoform X4, with the protein MMEFPFDLNQLFSERVSILDQTLVAGRNSTGRPHLQAHIATVIDELGTASAKAQQLPASITSASKLQSQKHQLYLLTDGERNRGRGAALGFLKVGYKKLFLLDQQGVHVEAEPLCVLDFYIAENLQRHGYGLELFDFMLQHKNLEPVLMAYDRPSPKFLSFLSKHYCLTPSVPQANNFVVFEGFFLNRSAAMLRKVPLKKPDGEIKPYSLMEREVVRREQRARPWPFAPPHSPQRSVSSQCSHSLSVGSSPSRAPPRAAPASAPGGSRDQSPQSPLVERCRARRTSQQGLIARRSLYSRHMDGRAVGLLDRALPGLRPVGDQSLGNTDTHRLASIHTAPSRSQPLSLPPLFASKKDGICSQTSVDGAETRLDSDAEACGVKEEIRVLDSPQRPQHRGRSVNQRHVLEKERDRCNPNGSWTVGENCYTAWWVKQKQEHRSTRPW; encoded by the exons atgatggaGTTTCCTTTTGATCTGAACCAGTTGTTCTCTGAGAGAGTCTCCATCCTGGACCAGACTCTGGTAGCAGGTCGCAACTCAACAGGAAG GCCACATCTTCAGGCCCACATAGCCACAGTTATTGATGAACTTGGGACAGCCTCAGCAAAG GCCCAACAGCTCCCAGCGTCTATAACCAGCGCTTCTAAGCTGCAGTCCCAGAAGCATCAGCTCTACCTGCTGACTGACGGAGAGCGCAACAG AGGACGAGGTGCGGCTCTGGGATTTCTCAAGGTCGGCTACAAGAAGTTATTTCTGCTG GACCAACAAGGTGTGCACGTAGAGGCAGAGCCACTGTGCGTTTTGGATTTCTACATCGCAGAGAACCTGCAGCGACATGGCTACGGGCTGGAGCTGTTTGATTTCATGCTGCAG CACAAGAATTTAGAGCCCGTTCTGATGGCTTACGACAGGCCCTCGCCCAAATTCCTGTCTTTCCTGTCAAAGCATTACTGCCTGACACCGAGTGTTCCTCAG GCCAATAACTTTGTGGTGTTTGAGGGCTTCTTCCTCAACAGATCAG CGGCCATGCTGAGAAAGGTTCCCCTAAAAAAGCCGGACGGAGAGATCAAACCCTACTCTCTAATGGAGAGAGAAG TGGTGCGTCGGGAGCAGCGGGCTCGTCCCTGGCCGTTTGCTCCTCCTCACTCCCCCCAGCGGTCGGTATCCTCCCAGTGCTCCCACTCCCTCAGCGTGGGATCCTCCCCCAGCAGGGCACCCCCGCGAGCCGCCCCAGCTTCTGCCCCTGGGGGCAGCAGGGACCAGAGCCCACAGTCCCCTCTCGTGGAGCGCTGCAGGGCAAGACGCACCAG CCAACAGGGTCTAATAGCCAGACGCAGCCTGTACAGTCGGCATATGGACGGCAGAGCTGTTGGACTGCTGGACAGAGCCTTGCCAg GTCTGAGACCAGTGGGGGATCAGTCACTgggaaacacagacacacacaggttgGCCAGTATTCACACAGCACCAAGCAG GTCCCAGCCGCTCTCACTTCCACCTCTGTTTGCATCCAAGAAGGACGGCATCTGCAGCCAGACCTCCGTAGACGGCGCAGAGACACGGCTGGACTCAGATGCCGAAGCCTGCGGTGTTAAAGAGGAGATCAGGGTGTTGGACAGTCCACAGCGTCCACAGCATCGAGGCAGGTCGGTCAACCAGAGACACGTgttggagaaggagagagaccgATGCAACCCGAACGGCTCGTGGACTGTAGGAGAGAACTGCTACACCGCCTGGTGGGTGAAGCAGAAGCAGGAACACAGGAGCACCCGGCCCTGGTGA
- the atat1 gene encoding alpha-tubulin N-acetyltransferase 1 isoform X7 — protein sequence MLTVVRREQRARPWPFAPPHSPQRSVSSQCSHSLSVGSSPSRAPPRAAPASAPGGSRDQSPQSPLVERCRARRTSQQGLIARRSLYSRHMDGRAVGLLDRALPAPCASSGLRPVGDQSLGNTDTHRLASIHTAPSRSQPLSLPPLFASKKDGICSQTSVDGAETRLDSDAEACGVKEEIRVLDSPQRPQHRGRSVNQRHVLEKERDRCNPNGSWTVGENCYTAWWVKQKQEHRSTRPW from the exons ATGCTGACtg TGGTGCGTCGGGAGCAGCGGGCTCGTCCCTGGCCGTTTGCTCCTCCTCACTCCCCCCAGCGGTCGGTATCCTCCCAGTGCTCCCACTCCCTCAGCGTGGGATCCTCCCCCAGCAGGGCACCCCCGCGAGCCGCCCCAGCTTCTGCCCCTGGGGGCAGCAGGGACCAGAGCCCACAGTCCCCTCTCGTGGAGCGCTGCAGGGCAAGACGCACCAG CCAACAGGGTCTAATAGCCAGACGCAGCCTGTACAGTCGGCATATGGACGGCAGAGCTGTTGGACTGCTGGACAGAGCCTTGCCAg CACCTTGTGCCTCCTCAGGTCTGAGACCAGTGGGGGATCAGTCACTgggaaacacagacacacacaggttgGCCAGTATTCACACAGCACCAAGCAG GTCCCAGCCGCTCTCACTTCCACCTCTGTTTGCATCCAAGAAGGACGGCATCTGCAGCCAGACCTCCGTAGACGGCGCAGAGACACGGCTGGACTCAGATGCCGAAGCCTGCGGTGTTAAAGAGGAGATCAGGGTGTTGGACAGTCCACAGCGTCCACAGCATCGAGGCAGGTCGGTCAACCAGAGACACGTgttggagaaggagagagaccgATGCAACCCGAACGGCTCGTGGACTGTAGGAGAGAACTGCTACACCGCCTGGTGGGTGAAGCAGAAGCAGGAACACAGGAGCACCCGGCCCTGGTGA
- the si:ch211-152p11.4 gene encoding regulator of G-protein signaling 8 isoform X2 codes for MTPQGQRLDQGSELSHSHHAQIQLRGILLDLDFFPWRKVVLKNPDYDNNRESGTYTPHTEENEQDGCLTPTIQEPRASPGDAGKKKKLKKEHSISVENLTELGKQDKNHLGIGALDEGCRAYSDGQLAPGAQGSTESMDRDDQPPPSPSSSSSNPFRFQHRHQHKAKLSAAKLHLKSLFGQSPHSSNSNLSNTEQKDSPTERRSRLLFMRQWSLVGQSKKRKIAGEELEKWADSLNALLDSQTGLSVFGAFLRSEFSEENLQFYLACEQYRHSSNNFSLQRRAKEICSTYIQPGAPREVNLDSKTRDLTIQLLQAPSHTSLSHAQKRIYSLLDTDCYPRFLQSNIYLSLLREDD; via the exons ATGACACCACAAGGGCAACggctagaccaggggtcagag ctctCACACAGCCACCATGCGCAGATTCAACTCCGAGGGATCCTCCTGGATCTGGACTTCTTCCCGTGGAGGAAGGTGGTGCTGAAGAACCCAGATTATGACAACAACCGGGAGTCCGGCACTTACACGCCTCACACGGAGGAAAACGAGCAGGACGGATGTTTGACTCCCACCATCCAGGAGCCCAGAGCGAGTCCCGGCGATgcggggaagaagaagaagctgaaaAAGGAGCACAGCATCAGCGTGGAGAACCTGACCGAGCTGGGGAAACAGGACAAGAACCACCTGGGAATCGGTGCCCTCGACGAAGGATGCAGGGCCTACAGCGACGGCCAGCTGGCGCCGGGCGCCCAGGGCAGCACGGAGAGCATGGACAGAGACGACCAGCCTCCTccgtctccttcctcctcctcctccaacccCTTCAGGTTCCAGCACCGCCACCAGCACAAAGCCAAACTATCAGCTGCTAAACTGCACCTCAAGAGTCTGTTTGGGCAG AGTCCTCATTCCTCAAACTCCAACCTGTCCAACACAGAACAGAAAGACAG CCCTACAGAGAGGAGGTCTCGCCTGCTCTTCATGCgtcagtggagtctggtgggCCAAAGCAAGAAGAGGAAGATCGCCGGAGAAGAGCTGGAGAAATGGGCCGATTCCCTCAACGCCCTGCTGGACAGCCAAA ctggtctcTCAGTGTTCGGAGCGTTCCTGCGTTCAGAGTTCAGCGAGGAGAACCTGCAGTTCTATCTGGCCTGTGAGCAGTACCGACACTCGTCCAACAACTTCAGCCTGCAGAGGAGGGCCAAGGAGATCTGCTCCACCTACATCCAGCCCGGAGCTCCCCGCGAG GTGAACCTGGACAGTAAGACCAGAGATCTGACCATCCAGCTGCTGCAGGCTCCCTCTCACACCTCCCTGTCCCACGCTCAGAAACGCATCTACTCACTGCTGGACACGGACTGCTACCCCCGCTTCCTCCAGTCCAACATCTACCTGTCCTTACTCCGAGAGGACGACTAG
- the si:ch211-152p11.4 gene encoding uncharacterized protein si:ch211-152p11.4 isoform X1, which translates to MTPQGQRLDQGSELSHSHHAQIQLRGILLDLDFFPWRKVVLKNPDYDNNRESGTYTPHTEENEQDGCLTPTIQEPRASPGDAGKKKKLKKEHSISVENLTELGKQDKNHLGIGALDEGCRAYSDGQLAPGAQGSTESMDRDDQPPPSPSSSSSNPFRFQHRHQHKAKLSAAKLHLKSLFGQVDPLQFQSVEQHRGSFFLQIGSRLKSPHSSNSNLSNTEQKDSPTERRSRLLFMRQWSLVGQSKKRKIAGEELEKWADSLNALLDSQTGLSVFGAFLRSEFSEENLQFYLACEQYRHSSNNFSLQRRAKEICSTYIQPGAPREVNLDSKTRDLTIQLLQAPSHTSLSHAQKRIYSLLDTDCYPRFLQSNIYLSLLREDD; encoded by the exons ATGACACCACAAGGGCAACggctagaccaggggtcagag ctctCACACAGCCACCATGCGCAGATTCAACTCCGAGGGATCCTCCTGGATCTGGACTTCTTCCCGTGGAGGAAGGTGGTGCTGAAGAACCCAGATTATGACAACAACCGGGAGTCCGGCACTTACACGCCTCACACGGAGGAAAACGAGCAGGACGGATGTTTGACTCCCACCATCCAGGAGCCCAGAGCGAGTCCCGGCGATgcggggaagaagaagaagctgaaaAAGGAGCACAGCATCAGCGTGGAGAACCTGACCGAGCTGGGGAAACAGGACAAGAACCACCTGGGAATCGGTGCCCTCGACGAAGGATGCAGGGCCTACAGCGACGGCCAGCTGGCGCCGGGCGCCCAGGGCAGCACGGAGAGCATGGACAGAGACGACCAGCCTCCTccgtctccttcctcctcctcctccaacccCTTCAGGTTCCAGCACCGCCACCAGCACAAAGCCAAACTATCAGCTGCTAAACTGCACCTCAAGAGTCTGTTTGGGCAGGTGGACCCGCTTCAGTTTCAGTCTGTAGAGCAGCATAGAGGCAGCTTCTTCTTACAGATAGGATCCAGATTAAAG AGTCCTCATTCCTCAAACTCCAACCTGTCCAACACAGAACAGAAAGACAG CCCTACAGAGAGGAGGTCTCGCCTGCTCTTCATGCgtcagtggagtctggtgggCCAAAGCAAGAAGAGGAAGATCGCCGGAGAAGAGCTGGAGAAATGGGCCGATTCCCTCAACGCCCTGCTGGACAGCCAAA ctggtctcTCAGTGTTCGGAGCGTTCCTGCGTTCAGAGTTCAGCGAGGAGAACCTGCAGTTCTATCTGGCCTGTGAGCAGTACCGACACTCGTCCAACAACTTCAGCCTGCAGAGGAGGGCCAAGGAGATCTGCTCCACCTACATCCAGCCCGGAGCTCCCCGCGAG GTGAACCTGGACAGTAAGACCAGAGATCTGACCATCCAGCTGCTGCAGGCTCCCTCTCACACCTCCCTGTCCCACGCTCAGAAACGCATCTACTCACTGCTGGACACGGACTGCTACCCCCGCTTCCTCCAGTCCAACATCTACCTGTCCTTACTCCGAGAGGACGACTAG